One genomic region from Anguilla rostrata isolate EN2019 chromosome 2, ASM1855537v3, whole genome shotgun sequence encodes:
- the c2h10orf88 gene encoding ATPase PAAT isoform X3 — MEVYSGAGDYCGTCRGERHHTLPNEGAAEDISLFKKYLKLESPLASCDVKLLSLGGRDRVGIAGIVLGLQDDGRDGGSPTAGQGIDLRRVQTMVESMGTGLSPGAQNLMEMVQFQQKNKADALSGFLPLLLGSGSLAAMAKGSAESRTAAEDSRAHADAPSPESAVAGAEDPPEPPGTTAPDRDDRKLMDAVSSLLNGRPGRRPVGFGPDLLPVLQGVCGQVTQLRIEDSSSATAASAATGEERSCCRSLEQRVERRMEEMEERLKRHIDRRLEALEQRLERALLAALPLAHAPPGVKGALAPDWNGAHGLLNGDA, encoded by the exons ATGGAGGTGTACTCTGGAGCAGGGGACTACTGTGGCACCTGCCGTGGGGAGCGACATCACACCCTTCCAAATGAAGG TGCTGCTGAAGACATCTCACTTTTCAAGAAGTACTTAAAATTAGAGAGTCCACTGGCATCTTGTGATGTGAAG CTGCTGTCCCTGGGTGGGCGGGACCGAGTGGGGATCGCCGGGATCGTGCTGGGCCTGCAGGATGATGGGAGGGATGGCGGCTCCCCGACCGCGGGCCAGGGCATCGACCTGCGCCGCGTGCAGACCATGGTGGAGTCCATGGGCACCGGCCTGTCGCCCGGAGCGCAGAACCTCATGGAGATGGTGCAGTTTCAGCAGAAG AATAAGGCCGATGCCCTGAGTGGGTTTTTGCCGCTGCTCCTGGGTAGCGGGTCGTTGGCCGCAATGGCGAAAGGCAGCGCAGAGTCCAGAACGGCGGCGGAGGACTCTCGAGCGCACGCGGACGCTCCGTCACCGGAGAGCGCGGTCGCTGGAGCGGAGGACCCGCCCGAACCGCCTGGCACCACGGCCCCCGACCGCGACGACCGCAAGCTGATGGACGCGGTGTCGTCCTTGCTGAATGGTCGTCCCGGGCGAAGGCCGGTCGGCTTCGGTCCCGACCTGCTCCCAGTGCTGCAGGGGGTCTGCGGTCAGGTGACCCAGCTCCGAATCGAGGACAGCTCATCAGCGACTGCAGCGTCTGCAGCGACAGG GGAGGAGCGCTCCTGCTGCCGCTCCCTGGAGCAGCGGGTGGAGAGGCgcatggaggagatggaggagcggCTGAAGCGGCACATCGACCGGCGGCTGGAGGCCCTGGAGCAGAGGCTGGAGCGCGCCCTCCTGGCGGCGCTGCCCCTGGCGCACGCCCCCCCGGGCGTCAAGGGCGCCCTCGCGCCCGACTGGAACGGCGCCCACGGCCTCCTGAACGGAGACGCCTGA
- the c2h10orf88 gene encoding ATPase PAAT isoform X2 — MTASSLASLTQVYTENSGEIDLVYLEQDADTSPCVLRLQCAPHSSVLISSLLIVTEARTMEVYSGAGDYCGTCRGERHHTLPNEGAAEDISLFKKYLKLESPLASCDVKLLSLGGRDRVGIAGIVLGLQDDGRDGGSPTAGQGIDLRRVQTMVESMGTGLSPGAQNLMEMVQFQQKNKADALSGFLPLLLGSGSLAAMAKGSAESRTAAEDSRAHADAPSPESAVAGAEDPPEPPGTTAPDRDDRKLMDAVSSLLNGRPGRRPVGFGPDLLPVLQGVCGQVTQLRIEDSSSATAASAATGEERSCCRSLEQRVERRMEEMEERLKRHIDRRLEALEQRLERALLAALPLAHAPPGVKGALAPDWNGAHGLLNGDA, encoded by the exons A TGACTGCCAGCAGTTTAGCCAGCCTTACCCAGGTCTACACAGAGAACTCAGGCGA GATTGACCTGGTGTACTTGGAGCAGGATGCAGACACATCGCCATGCGTGCTCAGACTGCAGTGCGCCCCGCACTCTTCGGTCCTCATCTCCAGCCTGTTGATCGTCACTGAGGCTCGGACCATGGAGGTGTACTCTGGAGCAGGGGACTACTGTGGCACCTGCCGTGGGGAGCGACATCACACCCTTCCAAATGAAGG TGCTGCTGAAGACATCTCACTTTTCAAGAAGTACTTAAAATTAGAGAGTCCACTGGCATCTTGTGATGTGAAG CTGCTGTCCCTGGGTGGGCGGGACCGAGTGGGGATCGCCGGGATCGTGCTGGGCCTGCAGGATGATGGGAGGGATGGCGGCTCCCCGACCGCGGGCCAGGGCATCGACCTGCGCCGCGTGCAGACCATGGTGGAGTCCATGGGCACCGGCCTGTCGCCCGGAGCGCAGAACCTCATGGAGATGGTGCAGTTTCAGCAGAAG AATAAGGCCGATGCCCTGAGTGGGTTTTTGCCGCTGCTCCTGGGTAGCGGGTCGTTGGCCGCAATGGCGAAAGGCAGCGCAGAGTCCAGAACGGCGGCGGAGGACTCTCGAGCGCACGCGGACGCTCCGTCACCGGAGAGCGCGGTCGCTGGAGCGGAGGACCCGCCCGAACCGCCTGGCACCACGGCCCCCGACCGCGACGACCGCAAGCTGATGGACGCGGTGTCGTCCTTGCTGAATGGTCGTCCCGGGCGAAGGCCGGTCGGCTTCGGTCCCGACCTGCTCCCAGTGCTGCAGGGGGTCTGCGGTCAGGTGACCCAGCTCCGAATCGAGGACAGCTCATCAGCGACTGCAGCGTCTGCAGCGACAGG GGAGGAGCGCTCCTGCTGCCGCTCCCTGGAGCAGCGGGTGGAGAGGCgcatggaggagatggaggagcggCTGAAGCGGCACATCGACCGGCGGCTGGAGGCCCTGGAGCAGAGGCTGGAGCGCGCCCTCCTGGCGGCGCTGCCCCTGGCGCACGCCCCCCCGGGCGTCAAGGGCGCCCTCGCGCCCGACTGGAACGGCGCCCACGGCCTCCTGAACGGAGACGCCTGA
- the c2h10orf88 gene encoding ATPase PAAT isoform X1, which translates to MTTQNVSFSKDRLVFAHVSWDCKSAERNLCGILHPVTASSLASLTQVYTENSGEIDLVYLEQDADTSPCVLRLQCAPHSSVLISSLLIVTEARTMEVYSGAGDYCGTCRGERHHTLPNEGAAEDISLFKKYLKLESPLASCDVKLLSLGGRDRVGIAGIVLGLQDDGRDGGSPTAGQGIDLRRVQTMVESMGTGLSPGAQNLMEMVQFQQKNKADALSGFLPLLLGSGSLAAMAKGSAESRTAAEDSRAHADAPSPESAVAGAEDPPEPPGTTAPDRDDRKLMDAVSSLLNGRPGRRPVGFGPDLLPVLQGVCGQVTQLRIEDSSSATAASAATGEERSCCRSLEQRVERRMEEMEERLKRHIDRRLEALEQRLERALLAALPLAHAPPGVKGALAPDWNGAHGLLNGDA; encoded by the exons ATGACCACACAGAATGTGAGCTTTAGTAAAGACAGGCTTGTTTTTGCACACGTTTCTTGGGATTGCAAATCAGCTGAACGCAACCTTTGTGGCATCCTACATCCAGTGACTGCCAGCAGTTTAGCCAGCCTTACCCAGGTCTACACAGAGAACTCAGGCGA GATTGACCTGGTGTACTTGGAGCAGGATGCAGACACATCGCCATGCGTGCTCAGACTGCAGTGCGCCCCGCACTCTTCGGTCCTCATCTCCAGCCTGTTGATCGTCACTGAGGCTCGGACCATGGAGGTGTACTCTGGAGCAGGGGACTACTGTGGCACCTGCCGTGGGGAGCGACATCACACCCTTCCAAATGAAGG TGCTGCTGAAGACATCTCACTTTTCAAGAAGTACTTAAAATTAGAGAGTCCACTGGCATCTTGTGATGTGAAG CTGCTGTCCCTGGGTGGGCGGGACCGAGTGGGGATCGCCGGGATCGTGCTGGGCCTGCAGGATGATGGGAGGGATGGCGGCTCCCCGACCGCGGGCCAGGGCATCGACCTGCGCCGCGTGCAGACCATGGTGGAGTCCATGGGCACCGGCCTGTCGCCCGGAGCGCAGAACCTCATGGAGATGGTGCAGTTTCAGCAGAAG AATAAGGCCGATGCCCTGAGTGGGTTTTTGCCGCTGCTCCTGGGTAGCGGGTCGTTGGCCGCAATGGCGAAAGGCAGCGCAGAGTCCAGAACGGCGGCGGAGGACTCTCGAGCGCACGCGGACGCTCCGTCACCGGAGAGCGCGGTCGCTGGAGCGGAGGACCCGCCCGAACCGCCTGGCACCACGGCCCCCGACCGCGACGACCGCAAGCTGATGGACGCGGTGTCGTCCTTGCTGAATGGTCGTCCCGGGCGAAGGCCGGTCGGCTTCGGTCCCGACCTGCTCCCAGTGCTGCAGGGGGTCTGCGGTCAGGTGACCCAGCTCCGAATCGAGGACAGCTCATCAGCGACTGCAGCGTCTGCAGCGACAGG GGAGGAGCGCTCCTGCTGCCGCTCCCTGGAGCAGCGGGTGGAGAGGCgcatggaggagatggaggagcggCTGAAGCGGCACATCGACCGGCGGCTGGAGGCCCTGGAGCAGAGGCTGGAGCGCGCCCTCCTGGCGGCGCTGCCCCTGGCGCACGCCCCCCCGGGCGTCAAGGGCGCCCTCGCGCCCGACTGGAACGGCGCCCACGGCCTCCTGAACGGAGACGCCTGA